GCACAACTCCAATTCCAGAATGTCGGGATGCTATGTAAAGTCTCACGAAAACAGAATGCTGTGAGTTGCAAATCTCACAAACccttattttatttgtaatggaacatagaaaacatatcaaatcttttgagacattttactgtttgattaaaaatcttagcttgtttttaatttgataAACATGTCTCAAAGTTGTGATGGGAGCGACAACAGGCTGGAAAAGTAAGAGTTACTAGAGCAAAAGAGGTGGGGGAATATTTTGCAGCTAATGAGTTTAATTGGTAACAGGTCAGTGGCATGAATCTTGGAGAGGCAAAGTTCCTCAGAATTAAAGATGGGCAGAGGTTTAAcaatctgcaaaaaacaaacagtttctATGAATTATAGAACAATTTGAGATTTGTCTTCCTTGATGTGAAATTATAAAGACCAATCTCatcatttccagtagaaatgatCCAGAGAACATGGAGAAAACTGTGCACAAGGGACAAAACTGAAAATCAATATTCTGTGATGGAAATCACTGTATGGGCTCAGGCCCAGAAATCATTCTCTGTGATCACAGTCCACCtcatccacaaatgcaggttaaagctgcaataatgaagaaaagaaacaatatgtgaacatgatccagaaaCTATGTCTTCTCTGGGTCAAAGCTCATTTAGAAttcaaaagcctgcatctctgatgaTATGGGAGCGCAATAATGTTTAGGAAACTGGCAACTTGCACATTTGGAAAGGCAAATCAACACTGAGAGGTGCATACAGGATTTAGAGCAACATATGCTCCCATCCAgacaacagatttttcaggaaaGACCTTatatatttcagcaagacagtGCTAAACCACATACAGGAGATCCTACAATAGTATGGCTTCATAGTTGAAGAGTCCAAGTGCTGAACTGGCCTGACTGCAGTCCACACCTTTCACCAATTAAAAACAGTTTGGAGCATCATGATATTTATAAGTGAGACATGTCTCGCCTAAGAGTCCAGAAACTTGACTGGTTAAAAGAAGAGGGATTTTACACAGTGGTAAACATAGCTGTGCCCCAACTTTTCAGACATTTTACTGCCATCACATTCAAAAGATGAAAACACAGCTTTTCCAAAGGTAGTATTTATTGCACAATCCCTATATTTCAATTGAGAAGTACACAATGAAATGCCTGTAGTTCTACCTTAACATAAAATCTGCATttcaggtaaaaaataaatagaaaaaatcGAGTGAAATCTTGCTGAACGAGCTGTCttcattaaatattaaacaacacTTTTGGCAGACCTGTCACTGAAGTTTAAATCCCCtaggaaaataggaaaaaaatctatttattgAAGCGACTTTCTTAAATAGAACGTGCTAAAGATTAGAATTCCTCCTAGAGCAACAATGTTTATGTCAATAGTAACTGGCCTCTTATTGTGGTATAGTTCACCACTGTTTAAGGTTATCTTTTGTGGTGGAGCCACATGCTTAAACACATTCTAACCCTTAAAATAGATAGaccttgtttgttttaagcGACCTTTATTCTAGTATGGCCATTTCATTTGAAGGGAAAAGATAAATGTCCAGGTTTAATTAGATGTTTACCCTGACGAATATTTCACCTTGTTAAAGGAATCTGTCATGCTATTGTTATGATTCTGAGTAATCACAAGACTGAGCCTGTGTAGGCCGTGCTAGCTCTCAGTCGGTATAATCCAAAAAAATCTTTGTTATCCTAACCAAATGATGTTATTGTTGTCATGGTAAGAAAGCTAAAGGCATTTAACTAAATGGAGTGTGGGTGTGTAGTTGTGTAGTCTTCTTTCATCTGTTTGGGTTAGGTGGCATGGGACCTCTAGCTGGGATGTCAGAAGTCAGAGGTCGGTGGCTCAAGGCAAATATGTAGCCATTATTGGACACGAGTGGACATAAGACCTTGACTCGACTCGACTTCTTCGAGTTTGTCAGAATACCTATGCTGTTTGCTGAGTGAAGGAATGAATAGGCTGACATGGAATtctatgtttaaaaaatattttttattttctaccaCATAAAAGAACATAATTACAGAACTGTACACATTTTACAAATCACACATTTTCATCATGAAGGTTTATTGTTTGAAGtgaatgaagaaaaagaaatggagcATCATTGATAGGACCAATCCCTCACAACAGCTCACAAACAAATGGTAGTCTGGCAGTCTTTAAAGATTTATAGATGAATTAGAAGTTTCCAATGGTCCTTGCTTGTTATAACTGAAAATACATCCCAAGTGCATTCAAGACAAATGACTGAAAGAATAAAATTCCAGTTACCCACAGGGGGGAGTGTTGAAAAGGCATCTAggaaagcttttaaaaaataaaatatcttatATCTGATAAATACACACAATTAACTACAATTTACAATCAAAACATGAGAAAAACATTACACATTCATCTGACTGAAATCGAGCCAAACCATTACAAACAACCTTATCACTTCGTTCGCAGTCCAGGAAAAGCCACAGTTTGGTAGAACAGTTAAACGGGTATTATTGAGAACTCTCTTTATTCATGCGTATGATCTTGAGCCAGAAAAAACAGCCGAAACACTTATGACTAAAAATTAACTGGTCGGACCTTCATCTCCACCTTCTTGAGGGAGTAGGTGGGTCCATGCCAGCCGTACCAAGTGATCCCATCTTGGTTCTTATCTTGGTTCTTTATGTGGTTACCGTAGCGATAATAAACACCGTTCAAATTTGAGTCAGTGCAGCAGTTGTACCAGTACCCACCTGGAAGTAAGAATTGGATTAATGGCAGCACATAACAGCCTTTCTTATCTGCTGTAGACAACTGGATTGGTTTTGTAAGATTTTCTCATATGTCTTACCTTTGCGTCGGGCTGCACAGTCATCCAAACATTTGTCATTGTCTTTGTTCATGGTGCTGAAGTTGGTGTTGTTGTGGTACCGCAGAGAGTCTCCAGCATTTCCACTGTAGTTGGCAAGGAAGAGCTTGTAGCTGTTGAGCTCATTACTGACTGTGAAAAAGCCATACTCGGCATAGCGTTTTTCTCCTTCCCAGTCCTGCATTGGAAAACATATAACACGATTTAGAGAATGACAGTGACAGAAACAGAATATTTGCTTTTGTGGTCTGTCTAATGTCTTTTCGAATTAGTTTGATTTATTGCTAGTTCAAGTATGGTGTAAAGTGATTTTTATGCCCTCTTGCTTTTAGCCATGAAGTGGCTTTTACATGGTTTATGTATTCTTGCTCTCCTGCGTGATGGTCCCAACACTTACCTCCATATCAATCCTAAGTGTACTTGGCTGCCTTGTTAGGCGGAAGATGTTGTCATTGCCCAGCCAGAAGTCTCCACGGATGGATCCAAATCCTTGTTTGTACTGCTTCCAGTCACGGTTAAAGGATGTGAGGCCAACACTTCGCCTCTGAATCACAGTCCAGCCACCTCCATTTGTCTCCATATCACAGAAGAGCTGGGAAAAAACAAAGCCTGTAATTTAGCTGGCTtttcaaaaagctgaaaaaagccTCTGATAACCCACCCCCCCTcccaagaaaaagaaagaaaaaacaacccacATGCAAGAGTGCTGAAACTTACggtgaattcaggtgttcccaGAAACTCATCTTTAGGCAGCTTGTACTCGCCAGAGATCTTGTAGTTCTTGCTGTAGAGTGATGCACAG
This region of Maylandia zebra isolate NMK-2024a linkage group LG20, Mzebra_GT3a, whole genome shotgun sequence genomic DNA includes:
- the angptl7 gene encoding angiopoietin-related protein 7 — its product is MAKIYLSIVVLEVALLLLAETWAQNLRKRQALPKPSKGQCCDEVRSLKVQVANLTSLFEELSRKQETDMKKLVKQILDLDQQSRQQDVRVTEAESKYSEINNRVEIMQLQTAQSAPKTSSEAIYDCASLYSKNYKISGEYKLPKDEFLGTPEFTLFCDMETNGGGWTVIQRRSVGLTSFNRDWKQYKQGFGSIRGDFWLGNDNIFRLTRQPSTLRIDMEDWEGEKRYAEYGFFTVSNELNSYKLFLANYSGNAGDSLRYHNNTNFSTMNKDNDKCLDDCAARRKGGYWYNCCTDSNLNGVYYRYGNHIKNQDKNQDGITWYGWHGPTYSLKKVEMKVRPVNF